The following coding sequences are from one Corticium candelabrum chromosome 20, ooCorCand1.1, whole genome shotgun sequence window:
- the LOC134195655 gene encoding zinc finger MYM-type protein 1-like yields the protein MSLIAWLRKAQQPDGSVTNYPTGIDHESNVSGEEDAQEHAQTSNVAGPASTSSESGHHSHQPDATDASETRPVAGAQPQPTLMPWSPHQPLLSFPYRTFAKQQRAFCSSWYRRYPWLHYQEADDKVFCFYCQVAEKKDLGSVALRAGNLDDKFVRTGFTDWKKALTKFEKHQKSVFHRDAMDMVVGKEQNVGQMLGKGYAEEMVENRNMLQIIISCIRYLARQGLAMRGRSKPEGSVALERDSNLMQLLIMRAEDNPRLWKWLDKCQAKFTSPCIQNEILSIMALMILRDVVRKVSGKWYTIMVDETTDLSNTEQMVFCLRYVDDDLEVHEEVIGLYSLDSTSADSILATVQDILLRMNLRIDHCRGQCYDGASNMAGAKSGVAKRLNDLEPRALYTHCYGHALNLATQDVLKGIKVMRSALETVHEITKLIKKSPKRESIFKKFKDVVTAGSPGLRILCPTRWTVRAEALTSISENYTTLQMTWDVAKEATKDTEMRARIGGIALQMDTFDFVYGVELGRKLLNIVDNLSRSLQSSTISACEGQKLVSTTTTTIQSMRSDECFDIFWKYVERKRLSLQVPSPTLPRRRKVPRQFEVGEGATVHPVEVKEIYRRAYFEAIDLILAAVKDRFHQKGFNMLQKLETVVTSLQQPQQSEALKEIVNFYGDDFSHPDRLQTQLTLLHAGTEQPLTDVRSLVVYLKSLSSAERQFFSEVIKVVKLILVMPATNATSERSFSALRRLKTWLRSTISECRLNWSMILHIHKDKTDALPIKGVANEFVTRNESRRRLFGHFD from the coding sequence ATGTCTCTGATAGCGTGGCTGCGGAAAGCGCAACAACCGGATGGAAGTGTAACTAACTATCCCACTGGCATTGACCATGAAAGCAATGTCTCAGGTGAAGAAGACGCCCAAGAGCACGCCCAAACTAGCAACGTGGCTGGACCAGCCTCTACAAGTTCTGAAAGCGGCCACCACTCTCACCAGCCCGACGCAACTGATGCCTCCGAGACAAGACCGGTTGCTGGCGCCCAGCCTCAGCCCACCTTGATGCCTTGGAGTCCTCACCAACCCTTGCTGTCCTTCCCATATCGCACATTTGCTAAGCAGCAGCGAGCATTCTGTTCTTCTTGGTATAGAAGATACCCGTGGTTGCATTATCAAGAAGCAGATGACAAAGTCTTCTGCTTCTACTGCCAGGTGGCGGAGAAGAAGGACTTAGGCTCAGTTGCTCTGCGCGCTGGGAACTTGGACGATAAATTCGTGAGAACTGGCTTTACAGACTGGAAGAAAGCACTCactaaatttgaaaaacatcAGAAATCAGTCTTTCATCGTGATGCTATGGATATGGTGGTTGGCAAGGAACAGAATGTTGGGCAAATGCTAGGGAAAGGTTATGCAGAAGAAATGGTTGAGAATAGGAATATGTTACAGATAATTATTAGTTGCATTCGATACCTTGCTCGGCAAGGTCTCGCCATGCGTGGTCGGTCTAAACCTGAAGGTAGTGTCGCTCTTGAAAGGGATTCCAACTTAATGCAACTCCTCATTATGCGTGCTGAAGACAATCCGAGGCTCTGGAAATGGTTAGACAAATGCCAGGCCAAGTTCACAAGCCCCTGtatacaaaatgaaattctcAGTATCATGGCATTAATGATTCTGAGAGATGTTGTTAGGAAGGTATCGGGAAAGTGGTACACTATCATGGTAGATGAAACTACAGATTTGTCCAATACTGAACAAATGGTCTTCTGTCTTCGATACGTAGATGATGATCTGGAAGTCCATGAGGAAGTAATAGGGCTGTATAGCTTAGACTCAACTTCTGCTGACTCTATACTAGCAACAGTTCAAGATATCCTGTTACGCATGAATCTAAGGATTGACCATTGCCGAGGCCAGTGCTACGACGGCGCTAGTAACATGGCAGGAGCGAAGTCAGGCGTTGCAAAAAGACTAAATGATCTAGAGCCCCGTGCGTTGTACACACACTGCTATGGTCATGCATTAAACCTAGCGACTCAGGATGTGTTGAAAGGTATCAAGGTCATGCGAAGTGCTCTGGAGACCGTACATGAAATTACTAAGTTGATAAAAAAATCACCCAAACGTGAAAGCATCTTCAAGAAGTTTAAAGATGTTGTCACTGCTGGCTCTCCAGGACTACGGATTCTTTGTCCTACACGATGGACGGTCAGGGCTGAGGCATTAACGTCAATATCTGAAAACTACACTACACTTCAGATGACTTGGGATGTGGCAAAAGAAGCCACAAAGGATACTGAGATGAGAGCTAGAATTGGAGGAATCGCTTTGCAGATGGACACATTTGACTTCGTTTATGGTGTTGAACTTGGAAGAAAGCTGCTGAACATAGTGGACAACCTGTCCCGATCCTTACAGAGTTCTACTATTTCAGCATGCGAAGGCCAAAAGCTAGTCagtactacaacaacaactatcCAGTCAATGAGATCTGATGAGTGCTTTGATATATTTTGGAAGTACGTTGAACGCAAAAGATTGTCACTTCAAGTGCCATCCCCTACCCTTCCACGACGTAGGAAAGTTCCAAGACAATTCGAGGTAGGAGAAGGTGCAACAGTACATCCAGTAGAAGTGAAGGAGATCTATCGAAGGGCTTACTTTGAGGCCATTGACTTGATTTTAGCAGCAGTCAAAGATAGATTTCATCAGAAAGGATTCAACATGTTACAGAAATTAGAGACAGTTGTAACTTCTCTTCAGCAACCCCAGCAATCGGAAGCACTGAAAGAGATTGTCAATTTTTATGGTGATGATTTCAGTCACCCAGACCGACTTCAAACACAGCTCACTCTTCTTCATGCAGGTACTGAACAGCCACTGACGGATGTACGGTCTCTGGTCGTATACCTCAAATCCTTAAGCAGTGCAGAAAGACAGTTTTTTtctgaagtcatcaaagtaGTCAAGCTCATTCTGGTAATGCCGGCAACAAACGCCACAAGTGAAAGAAGTTTTAGTGCTCTCCGTAGACTCAAGACATGGCTACGTTCTACAATAAGTGAATGTCGTCTCAACTGGTCTATGATACTCCATATCCATAAGGACAAAACTGATGCATTACCAATAAAAGGTGTTGCGAATGAGTTTGTTACACGTAATGAAAGCAGAAGACGACTATTCGGACACTTTGATTAA